One Ethanoligenens harbinense YUAN-3 genomic window carries:
- a CDS encoding MarR family winged helix-turn-helix transcriptional regulator, whose protein sequence is MSNYTVSMKTDNTIFLMGRIGEKANKFLVKELAKIGLSGLAPSHGDVIANLFKYKEITMSQLSDAIYRDPSTVTALVSKLKRMGYVRTRKDSADTRVTYVSLTDEGKALEPHFQRISLELYQLEYQGVTQEEKETLHTLLSKINTNF, encoded by the coding sequence ATGTCAAACTATACTGTAAGCATGAAAACAGATAACACCATCTTCCTCATGGGAAGAATTGGGGAAAAAGCGAATAAGTTTTTGGTAAAGGAGTTGGCCAAGATTGGTTTGTCCGGTTTGGCTCCCTCCCATGGTGACGTAATCGCCAATTTGTTCAAATACAAGGAAATCACCATGAGCCAACTTTCCGATGCGATTTACCGCGACCCATCCACCGTTACGGCGCTGGTTAGCAAACTGAAGCGAATGGGCTATGTGCGAACCCGCAAGGACAGCGCCGATACGCGCGTCACTTATGTTTCGTTAACGGATGAAGGAAAAGCGTTGGAACCGCATTTTCAAAGAATCTCTCTGGAACTGTACCAACTTGAATATCAAGGGGTCACACAGGAAGAAAAGGAAACATTGCATACCCTGCTT